GTGAGCAAGGGCTGGCCCCAACCGCCCACCGAGGGTTTTCTGGCGCAGCGCAGGCTGCGCCGTCGATCGGGAGCAAGCTCCCTCGCCACAGCCCGCGAGCGTCCCCTGGATGCCGCGCTGGCGGTTAACTTTAAGTTACAAAACCTCCCACGAAATTGAGCTATACAGACGGAGCGCCGAATAGTGGCTATCTGCTGCCTTCGCCTGCCTGCCAATAACAATAAAAGAAAAGGGAGACTTCTTTGTGAAGAGCTTGCTCTATCCCGCTGTCGCGCTGATGAACCGCCTGAGCTTCGGCATGAAGTTCAGCCTGATCAGCGTGCTGTTCTTTCTACCCATGCTGGTGACCAACTTCTATCTGGTGCGCGACTCCTACCGCGAATTCCAGGGCACCCGGGTCGAACTGCAAAGCCTCGACCTGCTGGGCAGCAGCCTGGCCCTGCGCCGAGACCTGGAAACCCTCAATAACCTGGTGCAGATCAACGCCAGCCTCGGTCAGTCCGGCAAGGCAGGGGACCTGGAAGGCAAGATCGTGGCCCTGGAGAAATCCGTGCTGGAACGCCTGCAGGCCTTGCAGGCGGTAACCACGGACCCACAGCAGGTGGAGGTCTTCAACGCCAAGCGCGATGAACTGATTGCCGCCTTCAAGACCCAGCAAGTGGAAAGCTCGCTGCTGAACAAAAGCGGCCTGATCGGCAAGTTGCTGGGCAGCGCGCAGTTGTTCAGCCAGATCATCGCCAGCCAGTCGGGCCTGAGCCGCGATGGCCAGGGTGACATTCGCCAGCTCAGCGAGCTGATCACCAGCGTCACCCCGCAGGTTACCCAGATCCTCGGTGAAGGCCGGGCCATGGGCGCCTACTCCCTGGGCCAGGGGTTCCTCAATTCCTCGTCCAGCACGCGTTTCGACGAATTGCTGGTGCAGATCGAAAAGCTCCAGGCCGAATACGGGCTCAAGTTGCAGGATGCCCTGGGGTCCAGCCGCGCTGCCCACGATGCTCTCGACACGCTGGCCACGACCAGCAAGGGCAGCCTCAAGCAGGCCAGCGAGCTGTTCGAGGAGCAGGTGGTGATGGCCGATACCCTGGATGCGCCCTGGCAGGCCTTCTACGACCAGGTCAGCGGGCTGATGGCGCAGACCTACCAGCTCAATGAAGGCACCTTGAAATTCCTGGATGTCGAGTTGCAAAAGCGCCTGGAGCAGAACCGTCGCCACATGGTGCTGCTGGTGGCGGCCCTGGCCCTGGTGTTTCTCTCCATCGTCTACCTGTACGGCGGTTTCTACGCTTCCACCCGCACCACTCTGCGGCGCCTGGGCGCGATGATGGACAAGGTAGCGGCGGGGGACATGACCGTCAGCTTCACCGCCCACAGCCGCGACGAACTGGGGGAACTGGGCAGTGTGTTCAACGGCACCGTGCTGAAAATCCACGACCTGATCGAGCGGGTTGGCCACACCGTCAGTGAGGTGGAGCGCCAGGCCGGGCAAGTGCAGAGTGTATCGGCCCAGAGCAATCAGGCCGTGGCTGGCCAGCGCACCCAGATCGAGCAAGTGGCCACGGCGATGAACCAGATGTCCGCCACCTCCCAGGAAGTGGCTCGCAGCGCCGCGGCGGCGGTCAGCAGCGCCCACAGCGTGAATGACGAAACCATCAGCGGCCGCGGGCTGGTGGAATCCCAGCAGGGCAGCATCGCCCGGCTGGCCAGCGAGATCGACCAGTCGGTGCTGGTGATCAACCAGCTGGCCAGCGACAGCCAGTCCATCAGCCGGGTCCTGGAGGTGATCAAGAGCATCGCCGAGCAGACCAACCTGCTGGCCCTCAACGCGGCCATCGAGGCGGCGCGCGCCGGTGAGCAGGGCCGGGGCTTTGCGGTGGTGGCCGATGAAGTGCGGACCCTGGCCAAACGCACCCAGCAGTCCACCGAGGAGATCGAGGACATGATCGGCAAGCTCCACGGTGGCGTCAGCGCGGCGGTCAAGGCCATGGGCAGCAGCCACGCCATGGCCAACGGTACGGTGGACCAGTCGGAAAAGGTCCAGCAGGCGCTGGAAAATATCCTTGGGGCGGTAGGCATGATCGTCGACCAGAACCAGCAAATCGCCGCGGCCGTGGAGCAGCAGACCGCGGTGGCCCACGACATCGACCAGAACATCGTCGAGATCAATCGTGCCGGTGAGCGCACTGCCGAGGGCGCGCACCAGACCGAAGATGCCAGCCGGCAGTTGTCGGCCCAGGTGGTGCAACTGAAGCAATTGATCGGCGCTTTCCGCGTCTGAGCAACGTGCACCGGCTCTCGGCGAGGCCCCGGAAACCAGGGGCTTCGCTGCTTTGCATACAATCGGTAGTAAATGAATGCTTTGTTTGTCGCGTGTTTCCTGTTTTCCTGCGCGTCTGATTTTTCAGCCCCGGTGATCCCGCAGGCTGTTCGACCAGTTGGCCATGTGCCTTGCATGGTCCTGAGGAAATACGTTGATGACTGCCACTTCTGGAATCCAGGGCCGTTGCGCCCATTGCCAGACCCTCCTTGAACTCGAACCCTGGCAACTCAATGCCATGGCGTTGCAGGAAGCCTTCAACTGCAACCATTGCCACAAACCGCTGAAGCTCAGTTGCCCCGAACAGATCAAGCGCCTCAGGTCCCTGGGTTCGCTGGCCACCCTGCGCGCGACCATGATCGTGCTGTGTGCCATGGTGATATTGGTGACGCTGGTGCTGGAGTGGGTCGGGCTGGTAAGCCTGGCTCAGCAACTGAGCGTTTCGGCATTGATGCTGGTGAGCTACCTGTTGGTGATGATGGCTGCCCGCAGGCGCCAGCGCCGACCGTTGCAGCTACAGGCCGGCTGAAGGCCAGCCGAACAGCTCGCAGGCGTTGCGGGTGCTGGCGCTGGCCAGTTGCTCGGGCGTGATGCCGATGATCTGCGCCAGGGCGGCGCAGATGGCCGGCAGGTGCTGCGGGCTGTTGCGCTGGCCGGGAAACATGGCAGGCGCCATGTCCGGCGAGTCGGTTTCCAGCACCAGGGCGTGCAGCGGCAGCTCGGCGATCACCTTGCGCAGGCGCAGGGCCTGGGGCCAGGTCGCGGCGCCCCCCAGACCCAGCTTGAACCCCAGCTTGAGGTATTCCCGGGCTTCCTCGCGGCTGCCGGCGAAGGCGTGGATAATGCCGCCACGCTTGAGCTTGAAGTGCTTCAGGCTGGCGATCACCGCCGCGTGGCTGCGCCGGACATGAAGCAGGGCGGGCAACTGGAAATCTGCCGCCAGCTGCAATTGCGCTTCGAAGAGTGCCTGTTGGCGCTCGCGATCCAGGTGCGCAAGAAAGTAGTCCAGGCCGATCTCGCCCACCGCGCACACTTGCGGGTGCCCTGCCAGCCGGGTCAGCCAGTCACCCAGTTGCTGGATATGTTCCGGGCGGTGATCGTCCAGGTACACCGGGTGCAGGCCAAAGGCCG
The DNA window shown above is from Pseudomonas protegens CHA0 and carries:
- a CDS encoding methyl-accepting chemotaxis protein, producing MSATSQEVARSAAAAVSSAHSVNDETISGRGLVESQQGSIARLASEIDQSVLVINQLASDSQSISRVLEVIKSIAEQTNLLALNAAIEAARAGEQGRGFAVVADEVRTLAKRTQQSTEEIEDMIGKLHGGVSAAVKAMGSSHAMANGTVDQSEKVQQALENILGAVGMIVDQNQQIAAAVEQQTAVAHDIDQNIVEINRAGERTAEGAHQTEDASRQLSAQVVQLKQLIGAFRV
- a CDS encoding TatD family hydrolase produces the protein MELIDSHTHLDFADFDADRGALLADSRALGVSRMVVLGVYQANWQRLWDLVQSDSQLYAAFGLHPVYLDDHRPEHIQQLGDWLTRLAGHPQVCAVGEIGLDYFLAHLDRERQQALFEAQLQLAADFQLPALLHVRRSHAAVIASLKHFKLKRGGIIHAFAGSREEAREYLKLGFKLGLGGAATWPQALRLRKVIAELPLHALVLETDSPDMAPAMFPGQRNSPQHLPAICAALAQIIGITPEQLASASTRNACELFGWPSAGL